GCAGTTCTAGAATGCTGCCTGCTATCTGCAGAGCCATTGCTGTACTGACGGCATTGCAGGGATGTGCCGCTCTGCAGTACATTTTAATAATTGCAGTGGGGGCTGAACGTCCCTCTCAGGCTGAGCTAGCAGCCTAGGGAGTGTGACAGAGCGATGAGCATTTCTGGCTGCACACTGTCCCCTAGTGTGACACTGGAGAACTGCAAGTCATGTGAATTACTCCTGCCTCATCCTGCGGTTGCAAAACCACCATGCCCTAATAGATGTAGTCTGaccaagcatgctgggaattgtagttttgcaacagttggagggccacagattgggcatccctgtcttAGTGGAAGTCCAGCAGGTCACTGACATGGTTATGATTCAGGACTATACCCTACAATGACCCGCTCTGCTCTTTGTCTTGCAGCATTTGTTACAAATACAATGATGAATCCAATCTGGATGGTGAAAACACGGATGCAACTTGAGAGAAGGTAGGGTTACGGACACTGCTAATTTCTTTGTGCCGAGTCTACCTCTCCCATAGGAGATACTTATCACCTCCTCAATATCATCTTGTGTTATTAGGGTGAAAGGTTCCAAGCAGATGAATGCGCTGCAGTGTGCCCGCTACGTGTACCAGACAGAGGGCATGAGGGGCTTCTACAGGGgtctcactgcctcatatgcaggGATCTCTGAGACAATGATCTGCTTTGTCATATACGAGGGATTAAAGAAACACCTGGAAGAGCTGCACCTTTCAGCGGCCAATGCCAGTACCGGAGAGAAGACCTCCGCCAACTTCTTAGGGTTAATGtttgctgctgccttctccaagGGATGTGCCTCCTGCATTGCGTACCCACACGGTAGGTTTGGTGTTATCAGCTGTGTGCTATGCTGGGAGGTATAGTCTCtggaatatattaaaggggttctccgggcttttaatattgatgacctatcctcaggatagatcatcaatatcagatcggcaggggtccgactcccgtcacccccgccgatcagctgtttgaagaggaggcagcgctgcctcctcttcactgtttaccttctcgccatcGCCTctacagcggtgagcaggtgtaattacacccaagccgacccattaatttcaatgggatggatccctcctatacaagtgtatgggaacggttaggtgtaattacacctgctcaccgctgcagaggtGACGAGGAGAAGGTAAatggtgaagaggaggcggcgctcgcctcctcttcaaacagctgatcgggggtgtcagacccccgccgatctgatattgatgacctatcctgagaataggtcatttaATATTTAAAagcccgacaacccctttaacaacattGTTTTCTATGACCTTTCATAATAAAAGGGGGGTACATATTGTGCCTAGTACAGGGCTTGAGGACATGGTACATGTCGAAAGGGTTCAAAGAACGCTAAACAAATAATCTGTCATGCCCCGCCCCCCTCAGACGGAAGGCCGAAGTCTGTATCATATATGCCTGTAGCAttcctttaaataaaatataGGATAAACAATATATGAACccacccttaaagggtttctctgggATTTAAATTGGCCATCCGCAACCTGTCCTACACACATTGTCAATGGGGCCTCACTACACGGTTCTAAAACAGATGGAagtgatgtgatcctgcctatatgCCATtgtggctgagcagcctgacaagaACAacgtgtagtatatgcaagtgccagagcataGTGTGTAGGGGGGCCTCACCCCCtaagcagctctgcaagtggaggcaaccagtcctgctctcattgtaggacaggttgctggccgCCATTTTAAGTAATTCCcagagaagccctttaattgGCATCTGTCCCCAGATGGATGGCTTGTTACTGCCAACTGTGGTATCTTATAGATGCCCTTCAATAGTGTACATCtgtgtaatgttctgctgtgacTGACATGATCCTGTCCTCCCTTCACAGAGGTCATCCGCACAAGGCTTCGAGAAGAAGGGAGCAAGTACCAGACGTTCTGCCAGACGGCGCGGCTGGTGGCGCGGGAAGAGGGCTACGCAGCCTTTTACAGAGGACTTTTAGCTCAACTTTTCCGGCAGATTCCCAACACGGCCATTGTCCTTTCAACTTATGAACTTTTAGTCTATTTCCTTCGCGATAAAGCCAAGTAAAGCAGCGAAGGTGGAAATGGACACTGACCAAACTGAGACTCTTGTACTGTAAAGGACGTTGGACACTCACGGCCTTCTCACCACCTTTTATCTTTCTGGGAAGTTTTATTTCTCATTAACGTTAGTTAATttgtatattttgttattttaaaactTGCAGAGTCCTGATACTCACTGATGCTGCTAGATAATGAGATCTGCTATTTAATATACAGCCTCGGCTGACACGGTATTCTTCACCGGTTGCATCTAATTTATATCTATAAAGAACTAGAGTGAAAGAACCGAAAAAATGTCTGGTCCTGTGATGATTTCCTGAACTGCCTGCAGTGAAGTGTGCATCCAGGAGGGGGCAGTAACATCATCAATGGTCCTTGTTTTCCGTACAACTATCTCCAGTTACTGGAACTGGAGAGGGGCAGAGCCTCAAAACGAGGGGAGATACCTTATTTCTGGTAATGAAGAGGGAGATTTGTCAACTGAGAAACCAACATTGTTTAGGTCATCACTTTTGTGACTATTGCAGGCATTGTCATTTCCAACATGTACATTGTAAATGCATTTTAATTAAATATGAGGTAGCACCATTGGTAGCCTGGGCTGAAGCTAATATAGCAGCCTGGAGAAGGCCTGAGCCTCCTCACGAGTTATCCTGGTTATAGAACTAAATCCTTGGTCACaaataggctccattcacacatctgc
The Bufo gargarizans isolate SCDJY-AF-19 chromosome 2, ASM1485885v1, whole genome shotgun sequence genome window above contains:
- the SLC25A33 gene encoding solute carrier family 25 member 33, whose product is MAQSKDTLMHLLAGGCAGTVGAIATCPLEVIKTRLQSSRIALQPVYYPQVQLGTLSGGGVVRPATSVSPSLLQVLKSILEKEGPKSLFRGLGPNLIGVAPSRAVYFASYSKAKEQFNTIFVPNSNLVHMCSAGCAAFVTNTMMNPIWMVKTRMQLERRVKGSKQMNALQCARYVYQTEGMRGFYRGLTASYAGISETMICFVIYEGLKKHLEELHLSAANASTGEKTSANFLGLMFAAAFSKGCASCIAYPHEVIRTRLREEGSKYQTFCQTARLVAREEGYAAFYRGLLAQLFRQIPNTAIVLSTYELLVYFLRDKAK